The following proteins are encoded in a genomic region of Thermococcus pacificus:
- a CDS encoding TRAP transporter permease: protein MEEKVEEVFEKTRTLTPKLELLIKAAAILIGIYEILFIFNFNYTLYDMFARMGLKIDLLRVTLQTKQGEAFVLAMILLITFLIYPLRKREEELRKVPFYDYILAALGVISSLYLFVVYQRYAEFAEVYTLDVVFGVLAIILVLEATRRVLGWVLPLVVTIFLLYGIQNIGFNWVRFTQQLYFDEGIFGIPFFVMTIYVFAFVFFGAFLLKIGISDYITEFMITLFGKRPGGPAKAAVVSSGLMGTVSGSSVANVLTTGTFTIPLMKKAGYPPEIAGAVEPVASTGGQLMPPIMGAAAFIMAEFLGVPYNKLIIAAVLPALVYYTGVYLFIDLETKRLGLKGMPSEHFAPLKYFLRKLYILLPIAVITVALVWGIPPHISAISSLGIAIWVAWIAKDEIEGHEGLYVGLVLLTTVLMFTSKSIAVPVAGILLLTGLALVALAFVSDLVELNEKLYISLLFILFVALTKFLGMSKEQILLMSGVMGIVFSLIVGYVSKSESGKKMYEATYQSMIDAGKTSTSVMLAAASAGLIQGVLTMTGLVTSLGYRLVDLTAGNLWLLLLLTMIFSLILGMGVPTTANYIITSLVAAPAIYNAVLGLQPYSSPVPGFGTPIALLAAHFFVFYFGILADVTPPVALASYAGSALAGGDFWKTAMNAVKYALAGYIGPYIYFTHPEMFIITVQEWTARMALTVIYDFGATLLVMYILAISLTGWFGVHIRKELRALLAAVGVLSATLNPIIVGIGLAAVLAIKFLGKRG from the coding sequence ATGGAGGAGAAGGTTGAAGAAGTCTTCGAAAAGACCAGAACCCTTACACCAAAGCTCGAATTGCTGATAAAAGCGGCCGCCATACTCATCGGTATCTATGAAATACTGTTCATCTTCAACTTCAACTACACGCTCTACGACATGTTCGCAAGGATGGGCCTCAAGATAGACCTCCTGAGGGTAACCCTCCAGACGAAGCAGGGGGAGGCCTTCGTTCTTGCCATGATACTGCTGATAACTTTCCTGATCTATCCGCTGCGCAAACGTGAGGAAGAGCTACGGAAGGTACCGTTCTACGACTACATCTTGGCGGCACTTGGGGTAATCTCATCGCTCTATCTCTTCGTCGTCTACCAGCGCTACGCGGAGTTCGCTGAAGTTTACACGCTCGACGTCGTCTTCGGAGTACTCGCGATAATCCTGGTGCTCGAGGCAACGCGCAGGGTTCTCGGGTGGGTTCTCCCTCTCGTCGTGACGATATTTCTCCTCTACGGAATCCAGAACATCGGGTTCAACTGGGTCCGCTTCACGCAGCAGCTCTACTTTGACGAGGGCATCTTCGGAATCCCGTTCTTCGTCATGACGATATACGTCTTCGCCTTCGTGTTCTTCGGGGCGTTCCTGCTCAAGATCGGCATAAGCGACTACATCACGGAGTTCATGATAACACTCTTTGGAAAGAGACCAGGTGGACCCGCGAAGGCGGCCGTCGTCTCCAGTGGTCTGATGGGAACCGTCAGCGGTTCGAGCGTCGCCAACGTCCTCACGACGGGAACTTTCACAATACCTCTCATGAAGAAAGCCGGTTATCCCCCGGAGATAGCGGGTGCAGTTGAGCCGGTCGCTTCCACAGGTGGCCAGCTGATGCCACCGATCATGGGCGCCGCCGCCTTCATCATGGCGGAGTTCCTCGGTGTGCCCTACAACAAGCTCATCATAGCGGCCGTTCTCCCGGCGCTGGTGTACTACACAGGAGTTTACCTCTTCATAGACCTTGAAACGAAGAGACTCGGCCTCAAGGGAATGCCCTCTGAGCACTTCGCCCCGCTGAAGTACTTCCTCAGGAAGCTCTACATCCTGCTCCCGATAGCGGTCATCACCGTGGCCCTCGTGTGGGGTATCCCTCCGCACATCTCGGCCATCTCCTCTTTGGGCATAGCCATCTGGGTGGCATGGATAGCGAAGGACGAGATAGAGGGACACGAAGGGCTTTACGTTGGGCTGGTCCTCCTGACCACAGTGCTCATGTTCACTAGCAAATCCATAGCGGTGCCGGTGGCTGGGATACTGCTCCTCACAGGACTGGCACTGGTGGCGCTGGCCTTCGTTAGCGACCTCGTCGAGCTCAACGAGAAGCTCTACATCAGCCTGCTCTTCATACTCTTCGTGGCCCTGACCAAGTTCCTCGGCATGTCCAAAGAGCAGATACTCCTCATGAGCGGTGTCATGGGCATAGTGTTCTCTCTCATAGTAGGTTACGTCTCAAAGAGCGAGAGCGGAAAGAAGATGTACGAAGCGACCTACCAGTCCATGATAGACGCGGGGAAGACGAGCACGAGCGTTATGCTTGCCGCTGCCAGTGCTGGCCTTATACAGGGCGTCCTCACAATGACGGGCCTCGTCACGAGCCTAGGCTACCGCCTCGTTGACCTCACAGCAGGGAACCTTTGGCTGCTCCTCCTCCTGACGATGATCTTCAGCCTCATCCTCGGAATGGGGGTCCCGACAACGGCAAACTATATCATAACGTCCCTCGTTGCAGCGCCTGCGATATACAACGCCGTCCTCGGACTCCAGCCATACAGCTCACCGGTTCCGGGCTTCGGAACTCCAATAGCGCTCCTTGCGGCCCACTTCTTCGTGTTTTACTTTGGAATACTGGCCGATGTCACGCCGCCCGTGGCGCTGGCAAGCTACGCGGGTTCAGCTTTGGCCGGCGGGGACTTCTGGAAGACCGCCATGAACGCCGTGAAGTACGCGCTGGCTGGCTACATAGGGCCATACATCTACTTCACCCACCCAGAGATGTTCATCATAACCGTGCAGGAGTGGACTGCGAGGATGGCGCTGACGGTCATCTACGACTTCGGGGCAACGCTGCTCGTGATGTACATCCTAGCAATAAGCCTCACGGGCTGGTTTGGCGTCCACATAAGGAAGGAGCTCAGGGCACTGCTGGCTGCTGTAGGAGTGCTCTCTGCGACTCTCAACCCGATAATCGTGGGCATTGGGCTCGCGGCGGTGCTGGCCATCAAGTTCCTCGGCAAGAGGGGCTGA
- a CDS encoding DUF1850 domain-containing protein: MVEIDYIHSVERSEIREVLEANSSGLYAKEMWWKDFGAGLPEDIQYMEDGFYVKKTNIPLGRSLDFWFIPLNKAEIKVNGETVFAPREETLMRFRVKRCILVETLLGRC, encoded by the coding sequence ATGGTGGAGATAGACTACATCCACAGCGTCGAGAGGAGCGAAATTCGGGAGGTGCTTGAGGCCAACTCCAGCGGGCTCTACGCTAAAGAGATGTGGTGGAAGGACTTTGGTGCAGGACTGCCGGAGGACATCCAGTACATGGAGGATGGCTTCTACGTCAAGAAGACAAACATCCCCCTCGGGAGGAGCCTGGACTTCTGGTTCATCCCCTTAAACAAAGCTGAAATAAAGGTTAACGGCGAGACTGTATTCGCCCCCAGAGAAGAGACCCTCATGAGGTTTAGGGTCAAACGCTGCATACTTGTGGAGACACTCCTAGGGAGGTGCTGA